TTTTGGTTTTTTGGGTGAGTTGTTTGCAAGTGGGGTTCAATACCTGTCTATCAATATCACCCATCCTTAAAGATTCGGGGATACCCATAAAATCACGGAAGCCTTGTAAATTGCTCTCATAGACACAGACTTTAAAAACCCCATTCTTGTCTGTGGCGTGCTTAAACCGCTCTAAGAGCCTAAATAGATTCTTGGTGTATTTACCGCTTAGGTCTACAAATGTTTGGAGTTGCATTGTGGTAAAATTTGCTTCTAGGTCGTTTAGCAAGTAGGTAAAGTAGGGGTCATTGACTTGTATGTCTAAATGTTTAACATTTTTTTGTTTGTCGTATTCAAGGGCAAACACCCTAAAAAGCATCACTTTGCTTCTACGTATGTGCTCATTGGGCAGATGTTTGATTAAATCAAAATTAGCCCCCGCTATATTGTTAAAAAGATCAAGGGTTACTTTATAAAGTCTTGTATTGGGCATGTGCGGGTCGCCTGCTAGAGCTTTTAGCTCTTGTTGGGTGAAACGGATCACAGTGTCTTTTTTGTCTTTTAGGCGGTTAAATAGGCTAAAGAATAAATTGTTTTCTAGCTCACTTAGCATGCCTAGATTGACTTTGTAAATATTGTTATGCATCACAACTTGCTTAGGGTTAGCTATTTTTGTCCTTTTGGCTAAAATAGGTGTGTATTCTATAACTTCGCCTGTTAGGTTTTCTGTGTTTGTGGGTTCTTTAGGATTTTTTTGAGCTACTAGGCTTAATTGTAGCTCTTGTTGCGGAGTTTCTTTAACCACTTCTTGGAAAGTGTGCGCTTGCAATGGTGGAGTTTTGGGGGTGTTTTGGGAGCTACCCACTTCAGTTGTGGTAATTTGGGCAACTTCTGTAGGCGGTGTAGGGGTTGTTTGCGTGGTTGGGGGGCTATAAGATGGAATGTTTTCTTTTTTTACCCACTCGCACCATGTGGTTACGGCGATAAACATGTTATTGATGCAGTCTTTAATGCCATCATCACAGGTTTTTTGGATGTCGGGGTGGGTATTTGTGCTTTTGAGTTTCTCCATACTCTCAATGATACCCATATAGTGTTTGATATTTGCGATGGCTTCTTTGGAAGTGTTTAGTCCCCCTATATCATCTTGACCCCACTCGTTTTC
This is a stretch of genomic DNA from Helicobacter sp. NHP19-012. It encodes these proteins:
- a CDS encoding replication initiation protein, encoding MDKRSPLYRHIKSLICDIDALTILECESDKNPKVHEFILAQKTEKLKEIVSFILEHENEWGQDDIGGLNTSKEAIANIKHYMGIIESMEKLKSTNTHPDIQKTCDDGIKDCINNMFIAVTTWCEWVKKENIPSYSPPTTQTTPTPPTEVAQITTTEVGSSQNTPKTPPLQAHTFQEVVKETPQQELQLSLVAQKNPKEPTNTENLTGEVIEYTPILAKRTKIANPKQVVMHNNIYKVNLGMLSELENNLFFSLFNRLKDKKDTVIRFTQQELKALAGDPHMPNTRLYKVTLDLFNNIAGANFDLIKHLPNEHIRRSKVMLFRVFALEYDKQKNVKHLDIQVNDPYFTYLLNDLEANFTTMQLQTFVDLSGKYTKNLFRLLERFKHATDKNGVFKVCVYESNLQGFRDFMGIPESLRMGDIDRQVLNPTCKQLTQKTKKLSHFEPPYKSVKVIKNKAKARGQKVLGYTFEVMPNPALAELEKALENAKAPRLKYFSKKDIKILNDCLHKCVDVVLKDKENNPFSIPLATIEQIIPTQDSKALIVQFRAPPLIDGQLEVMQLYQDYTKYCQVCGHDYFTLAFAHMQDLLALIERTQERFNTDKTYETQTPPTINATQKAQIQSAHGMLAPFFENKTPQHNFTEVKLVDTILSKTNTEVIALFEIIGGTEKDFYRAQEHKTYIEKFKKRWTRILYTCVFKPTRLFRKLWQ